The proteins below come from a single Parageobacillus thermoglucosidasius genomic window:
- the asnS gene encoding asparagine--tRNA ligase, with protein MKTTIAEVKNYVGQEVTIGAWLANKRSSGKIAFLQLRDGTGFIQGVVEKSKVTEEVFQIAKSISQETSLYVTGTVRVDERSPFGYELSVTNLEIIHEAVDYPITPKEHGVEFLMDHRHLWLRSRRQHAIMKIRNEVIRATYEFFNDRGFVKVDPPILTGSAPEGTTELFHTKYFDEDAYLSQSGQLYMEAAAMALGKVFSFGPTFRAEKSKTRRHLIEFWMIEPEMAFYEFEDNLTLQEEYVSHIVQSVLENCQLELKTLGRDTTKLELVKPPFPRITYDEAIQLLHDKGFDDIQWGDDFGAPHETAIAESFDKPVFITHYPAALKPFYMQPDPDRPDVVLCADLIAPEGYGEIIGGSERIHDYELLKKRIEEHHLPLDAYKWYLELRQYGSVPHSGFGLGLERTVAWICGVDHVRETIPFPRLLNRLYP; from the coding sequence GTGAAAACGACGATTGCAGAAGTAAAAAATTACGTAGGACAAGAAGTAACGATCGGCGCTTGGCTTGCAAACAAGCGTTCAAGCGGAAAAATCGCCTTTTTGCAATTGCGTGACGGCACAGGTTTTATTCAAGGTGTTGTCGAAAAATCGAAAGTGACGGAAGAAGTTTTTCAAATCGCTAAATCGATCTCACAAGAAACGTCGCTATATGTAACGGGGACAGTGCGTGTCGATGAGCGGTCTCCGTTCGGATACGAGCTTTCCGTAACAAACTTAGAAATTATTCATGAAGCGGTTGACTATCCGATTACGCCGAAAGAACACGGCGTCGAATTTTTAATGGATCACCGCCACCTTTGGTTGCGGTCGCGCCGTCAGCATGCGATTATGAAAATTCGCAATGAAGTGATTCGCGCGACGTATGAATTTTTCAACGATCGCGGTTTTGTGAAAGTTGATCCGCCGATTTTGACAGGCAGCGCTCCTGAAGGAACGACGGAATTATTTCATACAAAATATTTTGACGAAGATGCATATTTATCGCAAAGCGGGCAATTATATATGGAAGCGGCGGCGATGGCGCTCGGCAAAGTATTTTCCTTTGGCCCGACGTTCCGTGCCGAAAAATCAAAAACGCGCCGCCATTTAATTGAATTTTGGATGATTGAGCCGGAAATGGCGTTTTACGAATTTGAAGATAATTTAACGCTTCAGGAAGAATACGTTTCCCACATCGTCCAATCGGTGCTTGAAAATTGCCAGTTAGAGTTAAAGACGCTAGGACGGGACACAACCAAGCTTGAACTGGTGAAGCCTCCATTCCCGCGGATTACATACGATGAAGCGATTCAGCTTCTGCATGATAAAGGGTTTGACGACATTCAATGGGGCGACGATTTTGGCGCTCCGCACGAAACGGCCATTGCCGAAAGTTTTGACAAACCTGTCTTTATTACACATTATCCGGCAGCGCTGAAGCCGTTTTATATGCAGCCGGACCCGGATCGTCCAGATGTTGTGCTTTGCGCCGATTTGATTGCGCCGGAGGGCTATGGCGAAATTATTGGCGGCTCAGAGCGGATTCATGATTATGAACTGCTGAAGAAGCGGATTGAAGAGCATCATTTGCCGCTCGATGCGTATAAATGGTACTTAGAATTGCGGCAATACGGTTCTGTGCCGCACTCTGGATTCGGGCTTGGGCTGGAGCGCACCGTTGCTTGGATTTGCGGCGTCGACCACGTTCGCGAAACGATTCCGTTCCCGCGGTTGCTCAACCGTCTGTATCCGTAA
- a CDS encoding pyridoxal phosphate-dependent aminotransferase — MKLAKRVASLTPSTTLAITAKAKELKAAGYDVIGLGAGEPDFNTPQHIIDAAVKAMNEGHTKYTPSGGLPALKTEIIKKFEKDQRLHYEPSEIIVCVGAKHALYTLFQVILDEGDEVIIPTPYWVSYPEQVKLAGGVPVYVEGLEENEFKITPEQLKAAITERTKAVIINSPSNPTGMIYTEEELKALGEVCLEHDILIVSDEIYEKLVYGDAKHVSIAQLSPELKAQTIIINGLSKSHSMTGWRIGYAAGNKEIIKAMTDLASHSTSNPTSIAQYAAIAAYNGPQEPVEEMRKAFEERLNVIYEKLVQIPGFACVKPQGAFYLFPNAREAAKMAGYDTVDDLVKALLEEANVALVPGSGFGAPDNVRLSYATSLDVLEKAVERIKRFMENKLQRA; from the coding sequence ATGAAACTTGCTAAACGGGTTGCTTCACTCACACCATCCACCACGCTAGCGATCACGGCAAAGGCAAAGGAGTTAAAAGCAGCAGGCTATGACGTAATTGGTTTGGGAGCGGGCGAGCCGGATTTTAACACGCCGCAACATATTATAGATGCGGCTGTCAAAGCGATGAATGAAGGGCACACGAAATATACGCCGTCGGGCGGCCTGCCGGCTCTAAAAACCGAAATCATTAAGAAATTTGAAAAGGACCAGCGGCTTCATTACGAACCGTCGGAAATCATCGTTTGCGTCGGCGCCAAACATGCATTATATACGCTGTTCCAAGTAATTTTAGATGAAGGGGACGAGGTCATCATTCCGACGCCGTATTGGGTCAGCTATCCGGAGCAAGTGAAGCTTGCCGGCGGTGTCCCTGTTTATGTCGAAGGCTTGGAGGAAAACGAGTTTAAAATCACGCCGGAACAGCTTAAGGCGGCGATTACAGAGCGGACAAAAGCGGTGATTATCAACTCGCCAAGCAATCCGACAGGAATGATTTATACAGAAGAAGAGTTAAAAGCGCTTGGGGAAGTCTGCTTGGAGCATGACATTTTGATCGTTTCCGATGAAATTTATGAAAAATTGGTGTACGGAGACGCCAAACATGTCTCGATCGCGCAATTGTCGCCAGAGCTAAAAGCGCAAACGATCATCATTAATGGTTTGTCGAAATCGCATTCGATGACAGGGTGGCGGATTGGCTATGCGGCCGGAAACAAAGAAATTATTAAGGCGATGACCGATCTTGCCAGCCACAGCACCTCCAATCCGACATCGATTGCGCAATACGCAGCGATTGCCGCATACAACGGCCCGCAAGAGCCGGTGGAAGAAATGCGCAAAGCGTTTGAAGAACGGTTGAACGTTATTTATGAAAAACTTGTGCAAATTCCAGGCTTTGCTTGCGTGAAGCCGCAAGGAGCTTTTTACTTGTTCCCGAACGCGCGTGAAGCGGCGAAAATGGCCGGTTATGATACGGTGGACGACTTGGTGAAGGCGCTGTTGGAAGAGGCAAACGTTGCGCTTGTGCCGGGGTCCGGATTCGGTGCGCCGGATAACGTCCGCTTGTCATATGCCACGTCGCTTGACGTGCTGGAAAAAGCGGTGGAACGCATCAAACGATTTATGGAAAACAAATTGCAACGTGCGTAA
- a CDS encoding DUF5590 domain-containing protein has translation MEMKKWLVLMLVFLCLGVWQAASVYQDALQPKQSLAEKALERAKEKIAFTRIDRTYTYYGDRTYTVFIGENKHGKKYIVWVPEKNGKIVVKRAESGITEKEAIAKLKAERHPKKLISAKLGMEKGVPLWELTYIDQHNRYSFYYLSFTDGTFLKRYSFQQ, from the coding sequence ATGGAAATGAAAAAGTGGCTCGTTTTAATGCTCGTTTTTTTATGTCTTGGCGTTTGGCAGGCGGCCTCCGTTTACCAAGATGCTTTACAGCCAAAACAGTCGTTGGCGGAAAAAGCGTTAGAGCGCGCGAAAGAAAAAATTGCTTTCACGCGTATTGACCGCACTTATACATACTATGGGGACCGCACTTATACCGTTTTTATCGGCGAAAATAAACATGGAAAAAAATATATCGTCTGGGTTCCAGAAAAGAACGGAAAAATCGTTGTCAAACGGGCGGAAAGCGGCATTACCGAAAAAGAAGCGATCGCGAAATTAAAAGCGGAGCGCCACCCAAAGAAACTTATTTCCGCCAAGCTTGGCATGGAAAAGGGTGTACCTCTTTGGGAGTTAACATACATTGATCAACATAACCGCTATTCGTTTTATTACTTAAGCTTTACTGACGGAACATTTCTTAAGAGGTACAGTTTTCAACAATGA
- a CDS encoding YpmA family protein, whose amino-acid sequence MESKIEVLATVKIKHSDDLYKIVDCLNRTLKRNNLMFGLALDEKDKKQAIFTIYRT is encoded by the coding sequence ATGGAAAGTAAAATCGAGGTGCTTGCTACCGTAAAAATTAAACATTCCGATGATTTATACAAAATCGTCGACTGCTTGAACCGGACGTTGAAGCGAAACAATCTTATGTTCGGGCTCGCTTTAGATGAAAAGGATAAAAAGCAGGCGATTTTTACTATTTACCGTACGTAA
- the dinG gene encoding ATP-dependent DNA helicase DinG yields the protein MKDRFVIMDLETTGNVPKKGDRIIQLGMVVVENGQIIERFSSFFNPERDIPPFVQQLTNINEQMVADAPVFAEEAAKVVDMLQQSYFVAHNVSFDLQFLQEELHMAGFPPFSGPTIDTVELARIVFPDAESYKLSDLAKLLCIAHDQPHHADSDAEVTAKLFIALLDRLRQLPLVTLQHLKRLSAYLKSDLYSLLDNMIMEKMTSLADEKSYIFYHGVALKKPAPVQKKDKGDHKWATFAEFFAGPRVLPLAHYERRDGQWEMMKLVYEALETSQHALVEAGTGIGKSLAYLIPSAFFAHERQKRVVISTHTLQLQQQLLERDIPFVKTIVPFPLRVAVLKGKRNYLSLDKFVAFLREHHHNYDVVLLKCQLLVWLTKTETGDMDELNVSSGARLFLPLLFMDEEDNGSKHNFFLRAKQRAEEADIVITNHAFLLHDVTASTPLLPDYEHIVIDEAHHLEDVASHYFGQQVDYVSIRLLLTRIGKINENGSLAKLMKLFERHHLSAEERFLRCERLVEELQFECDELFRMMRRYALARKPPESGRCRYRIEPKTESGRQWSAMKELLWRVRDHVAQLVDETKRLRAVFIQNEMETSRSNKSCSYFSDVFALNQIVDALFDLMESDDPMIVRWIEAEEKGAANATAIYSQPIQLDEFFAERLFMRKKSVVLTSATLTMNGSFSYIISRLGLSDFYPVCQTIPSPFSFKDQAILMVPSDFPSISSVSLEEYASAVADGVTQIAERIKGKMLVLFTSYELLRLTAAAMNMDERSGEHVLIAQGIQSGSAAKLTRVFQQFEQAILFGTSNFWEGVDLPGDELSVVVIVRLPFAPPDDPVISAKSEHIRAKGGNPFYELSLPEAVLRFKQGVGRLIRTKKDKGAVFVLDRRLTSASYGKYFLNSLPPLHVYEQSLDQLLQKLENWL from the coding sequence ATGAAAGACCGTTTTGTCATTATGGATTTAGAAACAACGGGAAATGTTCCGAAAAAAGGCGACCGCATTATTCAGCTTGGCATGGTCGTCGTGGAGAACGGGCAGATTATCGAGCGCTTCTCGAGTTTTTTTAATCCTGAGCGGGATATTCCTCCATTTGTCCAACAGTTAACGAACATTAATGAACAAATGGTCGCTGATGCCCCTGTTTTTGCCGAGGAAGCGGCGAAAGTCGTCGATATGCTGCAACAATCTTATTTTGTTGCCCATAACGTTTCGTTTGATTTGCAATTTTTACAAGAAGAATTGCATATGGCGGGATTCCCCCCATTTTCTGGGCCGACGATCGATACAGTTGAGCTTGCCCGCATCGTGTTTCCAGATGCCGAAAGCTATAAATTATCAGATTTAGCAAAACTTTTATGCATTGCTCATGACCAGCCACATCACGCTGACAGCGATGCGGAAGTCACCGCAAAACTATTCATCGCGTTACTGGACCGCCTGCGCCAGCTGCCGCTTGTGACGCTGCAGCATTTAAAGCGGCTGTCGGCCTATCTGAAAAGCGATTTATATTCGTTGCTGGACAATATGATAATGGAAAAGATGACATCTTTAGCCGATGAGAAATCCTATATATTTTATCATGGTGTTGCGCTAAAAAAACCTGCTCCCGTGCAGAAAAAAGATAAAGGCGACCATAAGTGGGCCACGTTTGCCGAATTCTTTGCCGGCCCGCGTGTACTGCCGCTTGCTCATTATGAAAGGCGGGACGGGCAATGGGAAATGATGAAGCTCGTTTATGAAGCGCTGGAAACGTCGCAGCACGCTTTAGTCGAAGCTGGGACAGGCATTGGCAAATCGCTGGCATATTTAATTCCAAGCGCCTTTTTTGCGCATGAGCGGCAAAAGCGCGTCGTGATTAGCACACATACGCTTCAGCTGCAACAGCAGCTGCTTGAGCGTGACATTCCTTTCGTAAAAACCATTGTTCCGTTTCCGCTTCGCGTAGCAGTGCTAAAAGGAAAACGCAATTATCTTTCATTGGATAAGTTTGTCGCTTTTTTGCGGGAGCATCATCACAACTATGATGTTGTTTTGTTGAAATGCCAGCTTCTTGTTTGGTTGACGAAAACAGAAACAGGAGATATGGACGAATTAAACGTCTCATCCGGGGCGCGCTTGTTTTTGCCGCTGCTGTTTATGGACGAGGAAGATAACGGCAGCAAACATAATTTCTTTTTACGGGCGAAACAGCGTGCTGAAGAAGCCGATATTGTGATCACCAATCATGCTTTTTTATTGCATGATGTTACTGCTTCAACACCGCTGTTGCCTGATTATGAGCATATAGTCATTGATGAGGCGCACCATCTCGAAGATGTCGCATCCCATTATTTCGGGCAACAAGTCGATTATGTTTCCATTCGCTTGTTATTAACAAGAATTGGTAAGATAAATGAAAACGGCTCGCTTGCGAAATTGATGAAGTTATTTGAGCGGCATCATCTGAGTGCGGAGGAACGTTTTTTGCGTTGTGAGCGGCTTGTGGAAGAGCTGCAGTTTGAGTGTGACGAGCTGTTCCGCATGATGCGCCGTTATGCATTGGCCAGAAAACCGCCGGAATCGGGGCGCTGCCGCTATCGCATTGAGCCAAAAACAGAAAGCGGCCGCCAATGGAGCGCGATGAAAGAGCTGCTGTGGCGGGTGCGCGATCATGTTGCCCAGCTTGTCGACGAAACAAAGCGGCTGCGGGCGGTTTTCATCCAAAACGAAATGGAAACCTCCCGATCGAATAAGTCATGTTCGTATTTTTCCGACGTTTTCGCCTTAAACCAGATTGTCGATGCCTTGTTTGATTTAATGGAAAGCGATGATCCAATGATCGTGCGATGGATCGAAGCGGAAGAAAAGGGAGCGGCAAACGCTACGGCGATTTATTCACAGCCGATTCAGCTCGATGAATTTTTCGCCGAACGGCTGTTTATGCGAAAAAAAAGCGTTGTGCTTACATCGGCGACATTAACGATGAACGGCAGTTTTTCCTATATAATATCCCGTCTCGGATTAAGCGACTTTTATCCGGTTTGCCAAACGATTCCGTCCCCGTTTTCCTTTAAAGACCAGGCGATCCTTATGGTTCCGAGCGATTTTCCATCCATTTCTTCGGTATCATTAGAAGAATATGCCTCCGCTGTTGCCGACGGGGTAACGCAAATCGCCGAACGAATCAAAGGGAAAATGCTCGTGCTTTTTACTTCTTACGAGCTGTTGAGATTGACCGCCGCCGCGATGAATATGGATGAACGAAGCGGGGAACATGTATTGATTGCCCAGGGAATACAAAGCGGCAGTGCGGCAAAACTGACAAGAGTGTTTCAACAGTTTGAGCAAGCGATTTTGTTTGGAACAAGCAATTTTTGGGAAGGAGTCGATTTGCCTGGTGACGAGCTGTCGGTAGTAGTGATCGTCCGCTTGCCATTTGCGCCACCGGATGACCCGGTCATCTCCGCAAAGAGCGAGCATATTCGCGCCAAAGGCGGAAATCCTTTTTACGAGCTGTCCCTTCCGGAAGCGGTACTCCGCTTTAAGCAAGGGGTTGGAAGACTAATTCGCACGAAAAAGGATAAAGGGGCAGTGTTTGTACTTGACCGCCGCCTTACGTCTGCTTCATACGGGAAATATTTCTTAAATTCGTTGCCGCCGCTTCATGTCTATGAACAATCGCTTGATCAGCTTTTGCAAAAACTAGAAAATTGGTTGTGA
- the panD gene encoding aspartate 1-decarboxylase, whose translation MFRTLMNAKIHRARVTEANLNYVGSITIDADILDAVGMVANEKVQVVNNNNGARFETYIIPGERGSGVFCLNGAAARLVQKGDIIIVISYAIVPEEKIAQHRPKIAIMDENNRIQQLIVEEPAHTVL comes from the coding sequence ATGTTTCGCACATTAATGAACGCGAAAATCCACCGCGCTCGTGTAACGGAGGCAAATTTGAATTACGTTGGCAGCATTACGATCGATGCGGATATTTTGGATGCGGTCGGCATGGTTGCTAATGAAAAAGTGCAAGTGGTCAACAATAATAACGGAGCGCGTTTTGAAACATATATTATTCCCGGGGAGCGCGGCAGCGGGGTATTTTGTTTGAATGGCGCCGCTGCTCGGCTTGTGCAAAAAGGGGATATTATTATTGTCATTTCCTATGCGATCGTTCCTGAGGAAAAAATCGCCCAACATCGTCCGAAAATCGCGATTATGGATGAGAACAATCGCATTCAGCAGCTTATTGTCGAAGAACCAGCACATACGGTTTTATAA
- the panC gene encoding pantoate--beta-alanine ligase, translating into MIVTAKVQDMQTMMQQYRREGKTIGFVPTMGYLHEGHVALIRKAREENDIVALSVFVNPLQFGPNEDFARYPRDIERDQRIAKENGVDVFFCPSVEEMYPRPLSVQVVVKERVDVLCGRSRPGHFDGVATVLTKLFHIVMPTRAYFGMKDAQQVAVVDGLIRDFHFPIELVAVPTVREEDGLAKSSRNVYLSPEERKEAPALYQALQQAKQAIENGERHPEAVRALVINYIQAHTRAEIDYVEIYSYPELTSLEKLCGKVIIAVAVRFANARLIDNIVMDIK; encoded by the coding sequence ATGATAGTGACAGCGAAAGTGCAAGACATGCAAACAATGATGCAGCAATATCGCCGCGAAGGCAAAACGATCGGTTTTGTGCCGACGATGGGGTATTTGCACGAAGGGCACGTTGCTCTCATAAGAAAAGCGCGCGAAGAAAACGACATCGTCGCATTAAGCGTTTTTGTCAATCCGTTGCAGTTCGGCCCAAATGAAGATTTTGCGCGCTACCCGCGCGATATCGAGCGTGATCAGCGCATTGCGAAAGAAAACGGCGTCGACGTTTTCTTTTGCCCGAGTGTCGAGGAAATGTATCCGCGCCCATTAAGCGTGCAAGTGGTCGTGAAAGAGCGCGTTGACGTGCTTTGCGGAAGATCAAGGCCAGGTCATTTCGACGGCGTTGCCACCGTCTTGACGAAATTGTTTCACATTGTCATGCCGACGCGCGCTTATTTCGGAATGAAAGACGCACAGCAAGTCGCAGTGGTGGACGGACTGATTCGCGATTTCCATTTCCCAATCGAATTGGTCGCTGTGCCAACCGTTCGCGAAGAAGACGGGCTTGCGAAAAGTTCCCGGAACGTTTACTTATCGCCGGAAGAACGAAAAGAGGCTCCGGCGCTCTACCAAGCGCTGCAGCAGGCAAAACAGGCAATCGAGAATGGGGAGCGCCATCCAGAGGCGGTCCGCGCATTAGTGATAAACTATATTCAAGCACACACGCGCGCGGAGATCGATTATGTGGAAATTTACTCTTACCCGGAGTTAACATCGCTTGAAAAGCTATGCGGGAAAGTGATTATCGCCGTTGCCGTTCGGTTTGCTAATGCCCGTCTCATCGATAATATCGTAATGGATATAAAGTGA
- the panB gene encoding 3-methyl-2-oxobutanoate hydroxymethyltransferase has protein sequence MKTKTDFSRMKQTNEPIVMLTAYDFPSAKLAEAAGVDMILVGDSLGMVVLGYDSTIPVTVEEMIHHTKAVRRGAPNTFIVTDMPFMSYHLSMEEALRNAQRIMQQSGANAVKVEGADDVIDVIRALTKAGVPVVAHLGLTPQSVGVLGGYKVQGKDAESARKLIEDAKLCEKAGAIALVLECVPKQIAAEITKQLTIPTIGIGAGDEVDGQVLVYHDVLGYGVDRVPKFVKKYANIQETITHALADYVADVKLRRFPEAAHMFMMKEEEWVALYGGKQS, from the coding sequence GTGAAAACGAAAACCGATTTTTCCCGAATGAAGCAAACGAATGAGCCGATTGTCATGCTGACTGCTTACGATTTTCCGTCGGCAAAACTGGCGGAAGCAGCGGGAGTGGATATGATTTTAGTCGGCGATTCGCTTGGGATGGTCGTTTTAGGGTATGATTCGACGATACCTGTTACCGTTGAAGAAATGATTCATCATACGAAAGCGGTGCGCCGTGGAGCGCCAAACACGTTTATCGTTACCGACATGCCGTTCATGTCTTATCATTTATCCATGGAAGAAGCGCTCCGCAACGCGCAACGCATCATGCAACAATCAGGGGCGAACGCGGTGAAAGTGGAAGGTGCCGATGATGTCATCGACGTTATTCGCGCGCTTACAAAGGCGGGAGTCCCTGTCGTGGCGCACCTTGGGCTTACTCCGCAGTCTGTCGGGGTGCTCGGCGGCTATAAAGTGCAAGGAAAAGACGCGGAAAGCGCCCGTAAATTAATCGAAGATGCCAAGTTGTGCGAAAAAGCTGGCGCGATCGCTCTTGTTTTGGAATGTGTGCCGAAACAAATTGCCGCGGAAATTACAAAACAGTTGACGATTCCGACTATCGGTATCGGCGCCGGCGACGAAGTGGATGGCCAAGTGCTCGTATATCATGATGTGCTTGGATATGGAGTGGATCGCGTTCCAAAATTCGTGAAAAAATATGCGAACATTCAAGAGACGATTACCCATGCGCTTGCCGATTACGTCGCTGATGTGAAGCTGCGGCGGTTTCCGGAAGCGGCTCATATGTTTATGATGAAAGAAGAAGAATGGGTTGCCCTGTACGGAGGAAAACAATCATGA
- a CDS encoding bifunctional biotin--[acetyl-CoA-carboxylase] synthetase/biotin operon repressor: MAHSSQSDTRRKLLELFSEANGEFISGQKISEMLGCSRTAVWKHIEELRKEGFELEAVRRLGYRIVKAPDKVTANEIHLGLKTETLGRHIHFEEEVTSTQQIALKLAYEGAKEGTLVIAEQQTAGRGRMDRKWFSPKGTGIWMSLILRPPIPPQKAPQLTLLTAVAIAQAIQEITDIVPDIKWPNDILINGKKCVGILTELQADPDRIHSVIVGIGINVNQTIEQFPEEIRAIATSLSIEKGERIQRAKLIQEILLRLEYLYKQYLQYGFRPIKLLWEGYAASIGKEIVARTLTGTMKGIALGITDEGVLMLEDENKQIHYIHSADIQL; the protein is encoded by the coding sequence ATGGCTCATTCATCGCAATCTGATACGCGGAGAAAATTGTTAGAGCTGTTTTCTGAAGCGAATGGGGAGTTTATTTCTGGACAAAAAATTAGCGAAATGCTCGGCTGTTCAAGGACGGCTGTTTGGAAACATATCGAAGAGCTGCGGAAGGAAGGATTTGAATTGGAAGCGGTGCGCCGTCTCGGCTACCGCATTGTCAAAGCCCCGGATAAAGTGACAGCGAACGAAATTCATCTTGGTTTAAAGACAGAAACACTCGGCCGCCATATTCATTTCGAAGAAGAGGTAACATCGACACAGCAGATCGCTTTAAAACTTGCGTATGAAGGGGCGAAAGAAGGAACGCTCGTGATCGCGGAGCAGCAAACGGCCGGACGCGGGCGGATGGACCGCAAATGGTTTTCCCCGAAAGGAACGGGAATATGGATGAGCCTCATTTTACGTCCGCCGATTCCGCCGCAAAAGGCCCCGCAGCTTACGTTGCTGACCGCCGTTGCGATTGCGCAGGCAATTCAGGAAATAACGGATATCGTGCCAGATATAAAATGGCCGAACGATATTTTAATCAACGGAAAAAAATGTGTCGGCATTTTAACGGAATTGCAAGCGGACCCTGACCGGATTCATTCGGTCATTGTCGGCATCGGCATTAACGTCAACCAAACGATCGAGCAATTTCCGGAAGAAATCCGCGCCATTGCCACGTCGCTCTCGATCGAAAAAGGAGAGCGCATTCAGCGGGCAAAGCTCATCCAAGAAATTTTGCTGCGGCTTGAATATTTATATAAACAATATTTGCAATATGGCTTCCGCCCGATTAAACTATTATGGGAAGGATATGCCGCCAGCATCGGGAAAGAAATTGTCGCCCGGACGTTAACCGGGACGATGAAAGGAATCGCGCTCGGCATTACCGATGAGGGCGTGCTTATGCTGGAAGACGAAAACAAACAGATTCATTACATTCACTCCGCTGATATTCAATTATGA
- a CDS encoding CCA tRNA nucleotidyltransferase: MKEPFQKALGIIRQLKKHGYEAYFVGGAVRDLLLKRNIGDVDIATSALPHEVMQLFPKTIDIGSQHGTVVVIHDGIPYEVTTFRADGNYEDHRRPESVTFVRSLYEDLKRRDFTMNAIAMDEAGKLIDPFGGQDAITNRMICTVGDPKERFSEDALRMMRAIRFVSQLGFSLDEETKQAIIENAPLLAHISVERMTMEFEKLLEGPFASRALSLLVETRLFFYLPMLCEKENELQTAACYDWRKLDSRGQRWGFLCHILRVDSPVRFLRAWKLPNRIIKEVETVLRIVQTTHSDSDWTKERLFAFGLEHAIAAETVRSVANGENVDERRKKLRELFMSLPIKTKSELAVRGHDIMKWFGKPGGPWVKEILELIERAVIHGEVENHKERIHEWLIHRNLIRGENC, from the coding sequence ATGAAAGAACCGTTCCAAAAAGCGCTTGGCATTATCCGGCAGTTAAAAAAGCATGGATATGAGGCATATTTTGTCGGCGGGGCGGTGCGCGATCTTTTATTAAAACGGAACATTGGCGATGTCGATATCGCGACAAGCGCGCTGCCGCACGAAGTAATGCAATTGTTCCCGAAAACGATTGATATCGGCTCACAGCATGGCACTGTTGTCGTTATTCATGACGGCATTCCGTATGAAGTGACGACGTTCCGCGCCGATGGTAACTATGAAGACCACCGCCGCCCGGAATCGGTGACGTTCGTCCGTTCCCTTTACGAAGATTTAAAACGCCGCGATTTCACGATGAACGCGATCGCGATGGATGAAGCAGGAAAGCTGATCGATCCATTTGGCGGGCAAGACGCGATCACCAATCGCATGATTTGCACAGTCGGCGATCCAAAAGAGAGGTTTTCCGAAGATGCGTTAAGAATGATGCGGGCGATCCGGTTTGTCAGCCAGCTCGGCTTTTCCCTTGATGAAGAGACAAAGCAGGCAATTATCGAAAACGCACCGCTTCTTGCCCATATTTCGGTAGAGCGGATGACGATGGAATTTGAAAAGCTGTTGGAAGGCCCGTTTGCCAGCCGGGCATTGTCCTTGTTGGTCGAAACAAGACTGTTTTTCTATTTGCCGATGCTTTGTGAGAAAGAAAACGAATTGCAAACGGCTGCCTGTTATGATTGGAGGAAGCTTGATTCGCGCGGGCAGCGGTGGGGATTTTTATGCCATATCCTTCGTGTCGATTCGCCTGTCCGCTTTTTGCGGGCATGGAAGTTGCCCAATCGCATTATTAAAGAAGTGGAGACGGTGTTACGGATTGTGCAAACGACTCATTCTGACAGCGATTGGACGAAAGAGCGGCTGTTTGCGTTCGGGCTGGAGCATGCGATTGCCGCAGAAACAGTCCGCTCGGTAGCCAACGGCGAAAACGTGGACGAGCGCCGCAAAAAGTTGCGCGAATTGTTTATGTCCCTTCCAATAAAAACAAAAAGTGAATTAGCGGTGCGCGGACATGACATCATGAAATGGTTTGGCAAACCGGGAGGACCTTGGGTAAAAGAGATATTGGAACTCATCGAACGAGCCGTGATTCACGGGGAAGTAGAAAACCATAAGGAGCGGATTCACGAATGGCTCATTCATCGCAATCTGATACGCGGAGAAAATTGTTAG